One Mangifera indica cultivar Alphonso unplaced genomic scaffold, CATAS_Mindica_2.1 Un_0003, whole genome shotgun sequence genomic region harbors:
- the LOC123205348 gene encoding uncharacterized protein LOC123205348 encodes MSAKDQVLDAIRELMNQYKSEEISITVSGHCLGASLAIMNSTDIVANGYNKPQYMVTVFAFSSPKVGNSDFVTRFNKLNHLHLLHIRHFIDPVPKLPPGSSYSEMRVLLSITKTDFSVLDLLRGGHIILSIIEMLFRFHHLKNLLTTVEKQQEKVLLASTAATPTISAVVGTTITNLDKLNESNLVVGTVIADLDELDKSNWLLKNWRMTVTNCICELLELKLPNNLAKILVIYY; translated from the exons ATGTCAGCCAAAGATCAG GTCTTGGATGCAATAAGGGAGTTGATGAATCAATACAAAAGTGAGGAAATCAGTATAACAGTAAGTGGACACTGTCTAGGAGCTTCACTGGCCATAATGAACTCAACTGACATAGTTGCTAATGGATATAATAAACCCCAATACATGGTCACAGTCTTCGCCTTTTCAAGTCCCAAGGTTGGAAACTCAGACTTCGTCACGAGATTCAACAAACTCAACCATCTTCATCTCTTGCATATCAGACATTTTATTGATCCTGTTCCTAAGCTTCCACCAGGTTCTAGTTACTCAGAAATGAGAGTTCTTCTATCCATCACCAAGACTGATTTCTCAGTCTTGGACCTTCTGCGAGGCGGCCATATCATCCTTTCCATCATAGAAATGTTATTCAGGTTTCATCATTTGAAGAATTTACTCACGACAGTAGAAAAACAGCAAGAAAAAGTTTTGCTCGCTTCAACAGCTGCTACCCCTACAATTTCGGCGGTTGTGGGAACTACCATTACAAATCTTGATAAGCTCAATGAGTCAAATTTGGTTGTGGGCACTGTCATTGCAGATCTTGATGAGCTCGATAAGTCAAATTGGTTGTTGAAGAATTGGAGAATGACTGTTACAAATTGTATCTGCGAACTCCTCGAACTCAAACTGCCTAATAATCTTgcaaaaatattagttatatatTACTAA
- the LOC123205287 gene encoding phospholipase A1-II 6-like produces MANWKELSGEKNWEGLLKPHLDKDLGKTIIHYGKRVQAIYDTIDNNRFSSTYGHPKYKEEEFFSKVGLGLYTMKAYLWANSRDVDFNNKGGDVWIGYVAVATDEGKEKLGRRDIMICWRGTLTLAEWINNLQVDQTSASPILGPCQENPSVHKGFLSIYNYKLAREQVLEVVRVLVDQYKHEEISITVSGHSLGSAVATLNAADIVAHEYNKPTGSSTAAMVTTFAFASPKVGNSGFKTVFNKLKNLHLLHIKHVRDPVPPLPHGDNYSQLGTVLSLDTTDSNSPLECHSLKHILKVIEATQVKLN; encoded by the exons ATGGCTAACTGGAAGGAGCTTAGTGGCGAGAAGAATTGGGAGGGTCTCTTGAAACCTCATCTCGACAAAGATCTCGGCAAAACAATAATCCATTATGGCAAAAGAGTTCAGGCTATTTATGATACCATTGACAATAACAGATTTTCTTCAACTTATGGGCATCCCAAATATAAAGAAGAAGAGTTCTTCTCTAAGGTTGGCCTGGGATTGTACACTATGAAGGCATATTTATGGGCAAATTCCAGGGACGTAGATTTCAATAACAAGGGCGGAGATGTTTGGATCGGTTACGTGGCTGTGGCCACagatgaaggaaaagaaaagttggGAAGAAGAGACATTATGATTTGCTGGAGAGGAACTTTGACGCTGGCTGAGTGGATCAATAATTTGCAGGTCGACCAAACCTCAGCCTCGCCAATTTTAGGGCCATGCCAGGAGAATCCTAGTGTGCACAAGGGTTTTCTCTCCATCTACAACTATAAGTTAGCCAGAGAGCAG GTTCTTGAAGTTGTCAGAGTACTGGTGGATCAATACAAACATGAAGAAATCAGTATTACAGTATCAGGGCACAGCTTGGGGTCAGCAGTTGCCACATTGAACGCAGCCGACATAGTTGCCCATGAATACAACAAACCCACAGGGTCAAGCACCGCAGCAATGGTGACAACCTTTGCCTTTGCAAGTCCCAAAGTTGGCAACTCAGGCTTCAAGACCGTCTTCAATAAACTCAAGAATCTTCATCTCCTGCACATTAAACATGTTCGCGACCCTGTTCCTCCACTTCCTCATGGCGATAATTACTCGCAGTTAGGAACTGTGTTAAGTCTCGACACTACTGATTCAAATTCACCATTGGAGTGTCATAGTTTGAAGCATATACTTAAGGTAATTGAAGCAACACAAGTAAAGCTGAACTAA
- the LOC123205349 gene encoding uncharacterized protein LOC123205349 codes for MANLIKLQYVALRLDGENYSEWALDIVLHLQSMNLGETLNEGNNVSQQDKSKTTIFLRHHIHEGLRAEYVDIMDLLELWRNLKERFDHHKSITLPMTQYEWTYLCLQDFKSVSEYNSAMFRIISRMRLCGEKITEENMLEKTFSTFHPSNMLLQQQYREKSFKKYSELISCLLVAEQNNELLLRNYQTRPTGTAPFPEVNATTSSNRGRRRGPGRNKFRSKGGHNRKSFHFQRTRDEAKHDKGKMMQNKPQNHENKCYRCGSKGHWSRTCRTLRHLVDLYQTSIKNADQKIESNCVKNPDPVDLANFDLSEFLQD; via the coding sequence ATGGCAAATCTTATCAAACTTCAATATGTTGCCCTTCGATTGGATGGAGAAAATTATTCTGAATGGGCATTGGACATAGTTCTCCATCTACAATCAATGAACCTTGGAGAAACATTAAATGAAGGAAATAATGTATCCCAGCAggataaatctaaaactactattttccttcGTCATCATATCCATGAAGGGCTACGAGCAGAATACGTGGATATTATGGATCTACTAGAATTATGGAGAAATCTGAAAGAAAGATTCGATCATCATAAATCAATTACATTACCAATGACCCAATATGAATGGACTTATTTAtgcttacaagattttaaatctgtaagtgaatataactcGGCCATGTTCAGAATTATCTCCCGAATGAGACTATGTGGAgaaaaaataactgaagaaaatatgttagaaaaaacaTTCTCCACATTTCATCCCTCAAATATGCTCTTACAACAACAATATAGggaaaaaagttttaaaaaatattctgaacTGATATCCTGTTTACTGGTGGCTgaacaaaacaatgaattattattaagaaactATCAGACTCGCCCCACTGGTACTGCaccgttccctgaagtgaacgcaactactagTAGTAATCGTGGGCGTAGACGAGGTCCTGGACGAAATAAGTTTCGATCCAAAGgtggtcataatagaaaatctttccaCTTTCAAAGGACCAGAGATGAAGCAAAACATGATAAAGGGAAAATGATGCAGAATAAACCACAGAACCatgaaaataaatgttatagatgtggtTCTAAAGGTCATTGGTCACGTACCTGTCGTACGCTAAGACATCTGGTAGATTTATATCAAACATCTATTAAAAACGCAGACCAGaagatcgaatcaaattgtGTTAAGAATCCAGACCCTGTCGATCTAGCAAACTTTGATCTTTCAGAATTTCTTCAAGACtag